In Acanthopagrus latus isolate v.2019 chromosome 17, fAcaLat1.1, whole genome shotgun sequence, the following are encoded in one genomic region:
- the LOC119006530 gene encoding hepcidin-1, whose amino-acid sequence MKAFSIAVAVTLVLAFICILESSAVPLNGVQELEEAGSNDTPVAAHQEMSMESWMMPSRVREKRQSHISMCYYCCNCCRANKGCGYCCKF is encoded by the exons atgaaggcttTCAGCATTGCAGTTGCAGTGACACTCGTGCTTGCCTTTATTTGCATTCTGGAGAGCTCTGCCGTCCCATTGAACGGG GTgcaagagctggaggaggcagggagCAATGACACTCCAGTTGCGGCACATCAAGAAATGTCAATGGAATCGTGGATG ATGCCGAGTCGCGTCAGGGAGAAGCGTCAGAGCCACATCTCCATGTGCTACTACTGCTGCAACTGCTGCAGGGCCAACAAGGGCTGCGGCTACTGCTGCAAGTTCTGA